Proteins from a single region of Sporosarcina sp. P33:
- a CDS encoding S-layer homology domain-containing protein, whose amino-acid sequence MNLSRKKKLFLSTTAIAVAASAATGSVAAPVEAAKPVNFKDVPEKHYAYDAVMYLAANEIIKGYADNTYRLNKPVTRAQAAKMIALAIGAEPSHAYRMDFTDVTPDNGSYDHIRALTQRGLFANQKKFNPNKPLTRGQMAKLLVIGYNIITDDNDFIIFDDVNKSSGYYKYIITIAELNITTTRPGGKFNMNDPVTRGQLAAFLYRTIEFDNNRKKGLITYDKKKVGYVDQDKNLIKPKPEAPKPVPPKPKPEPPKPTPPKPKPEPPKPEPEQPSLAAQAIIAVNAKRKDANISGLQADPALNRMAGMRAEDMAKLGELSHTTPTYGTVQEMFDTFEYKWISFGENIGAGFDDALEITNAWLGSPSHKENLLSSKFTHMGAGTAPDKDGKIYWVTLYSKK is encoded by the coding sequence ATGAATCTATCCCGCAAGAAGAAATTATTCTTAAGTACTACTGCCATTGCAGTCGCGGCGTCGGCAGCAACTGGTTCTGTTGCTGCGCCGGTGGAGGCCGCGAAGCCTGTCAATTTCAAGGACGTTCCTGAAAAGCATTATGCCTACGATGCGGTCATGTATTTAGCGGCCAACGAGATTATTAAAGGGTATGCGGACAATACATATCGCCTGAATAAACCTGTTACGCGCGCGCAGGCGGCGAAAATGATAGCGCTTGCCATCGGTGCGGAGCCGAGTCATGCCTATCGCATGGATTTTACGGACGTCACACCGGATAACGGGTCCTATGATCATATCCGGGCACTGACACAGCGCGGTCTATTTGCCAATCAAAAGAAATTTAATCCGAATAAACCATTAACCCGGGGGCAGATGGCCAAATTGCTAGTCATTGGCTACAACATTATTACGGACGACAACGACTTTATTATCTTTGACGACGTCAATAAAAGCAGCGGCTACTACAAATACATCATCACAATTGCTGAACTGAACATCACCACAACGCGCCCGGGCGGAAAATTCAATATGAATGATCCCGTCACACGCGGGCAGCTGGCGGCGTTTTTGTATCGGACGATAGAATTCGACAACAATCGCAAAAAAGGTCTGATTACGTATGATAAAAAGAAGGTGGGATATGTCGATCAGGATAAAAATTTAATCAAGCCCAAACCTGAGGCACCGAAGCCTGTTCCTCCGAAGCCGAAACCGGAGCCACCTAAACCAACGCCGCCAAAACCAAAACCAGAGCCGCCTAAGCCAGAACCGGAACAGCCGTCACTCGCGGCACAGGCAATCATCGCAGTCAACGCTAAGCGCAAGGATGCCAACATATCCGGCCTGCAGGCAGATCCGGCACTTAACCGGATGGCCGGCATGAGGGCAGAAGACATGGCGAAGCTTGGGGAATTGTCACACACGACGCCGACATACGGCACGGTGCAGGAAATGTTCGATACATTCGAATACAAGTGGATTTCATTTGGGGAGAATATTGGGGCGGGCTTTGATGATGCGCTCGAAATCACGAACGCGTGGCTTGGATCTCCGTCACATAAGGAAAATCTGTTAAGTTCGAAATTTACGCATATGGGTGCAGGAACCGCGCCAGATAAAGACGGTAAAATCTATTGGGTCACATTGTATTCGAAAAAATAG
- a CDS encoding WecB/TagA/CpsF family glycosyltransferase, with protein MKEEILGVSVNTENYDELIPKVFANIEEGKKSLIVAINPEKLMKAKEDPELKALLNRAEFQIPDGIGVILASKLKKGQIRSRVTGIDMMDRVVQEAAVRGKRIFLYGAKPGVAEAAAAKLQELYPDLQIAGVQHGYEKDVQVVLDTINEAQPDILFVAMGSPKQEQWIEEYRNELHPILFQGVGGSFDVLAGNIKRAPAAFQKAGAEWLYRLLLEPSRIKRQMNLPKFLVEVYRRK; from the coding sequence ATGAAAGAAGAAATACTAGGCGTCTCGGTGAATACGGAAAACTACGATGAACTCATTCCGAAAGTCTTTGCGAATATAGAAGAAGGAAAGAAATCACTGATCGTAGCAATCAATCCTGAAAAGCTGATGAAAGCAAAAGAAGATCCCGAACTGAAAGCATTGCTCAACCGGGCAGAATTTCAAATCCCGGATGGCATTGGCGTCATTCTGGCATCCAAGCTGAAAAAAGGCCAGATTCGCTCTCGCGTCACCGGCATCGACATGATGGACCGGGTCGTACAGGAAGCAGCCGTCAGAGGAAAACGAATTTTCCTCTACGGCGCTAAACCTGGTGTTGCGGAAGCGGCAGCTGCGAAATTGCAGGAGCTGTATCCGGATCTACAAATCGCAGGCGTGCAGCACGGGTACGAAAAAGATGTACAAGTGGTACTTGATACGATCAACGAAGCACAGCCGGATATTCTGTTCGTTGCTATGGGTTCGCCGAAGCAAGAACAGTGGATTGAAGAATACCGCAACGAACTGCATCCGATTCTATTCCAGGGAGTAGGCGGATCATTCGATGTATTGGCGGGAAATATTAAACGGGCACCGGCTGCGTTTCAAAAAGCTGGAGCAGAATGGCTGTATCGATTGCTGCTCGAACCAAGCCGCATTAAACGGCAGATGAATCTACCAAAGTTTCTAGTAGAAGTGTACCGCAGGAAATGA
- a CDS encoding S41 family peptidase: protein MKQTLFAAAAVLAWLCLTPATEASTLDEVKEIVELYYYGEQPANLHSARNVTEIVRELDEYSVYMSPAEYNDYLNQYASAKAPAQVASVAAPYNQDNVQSNMMYGNVGYMKIKTFSAHLLEDVNTHWARLKNQGAEKLILDLRFNGGGYVESAEQLLGFFPKAKEAYKLQTRMGTQSAKAIPAKNKFPANTYVLVNRYSASASEIVAVSLKDQTAANIVGERTKGKGSVQSLFELENGGALKLTTGHYTGPKGTPVQHKGVEPNIKMKPGTEQAGMHKRLIIADLAAKGYKPIKGPSGVPQSKVFNVEFTQKMNFEPAKEFNKMELIKFGSVSIQTVKKAIDDKTMTIQPARPMALGAEYMLVVHPGITGANGLKVVQGTYTPYTVQTQAK, encoded by the coding sequence ATGAAACAAACTTTATTTGCAGCAGCGGCTGTTTTGGCCTGGCTGTGCCTGACGCCTGCCACTGAAGCTTCGACGCTCGACGAAGTGAAAGAAATTGTCGAACTGTATTATTACGGCGAACAGCCCGCCAATCTTCACAGCGCGAGAAACGTCACGGAAATCGTCCGGGAGCTTGACGAATACTCGGTCTATATGTCACCGGCGGAATACAACGACTATCTCAATCAATACGCGAGCGCCAAAGCTCCTGCGCAAGTTGCGAGTGTGGCCGCGCCGTATAATCAAGATAATGTTCAGTCCAATATGATGTACGGTAATGTCGGTTATATGAAAATCAAAACGTTCTCTGCGCATTTGCTGGAAGACGTCAACACGCACTGGGCACGCCTGAAAAATCAGGGAGCGGAGAAACTGATCCTTGATTTGCGCTTTAACGGCGGCGGCTACGTGGAAAGTGCAGAGCAATTGCTTGGCTTCTTCCCAAAAGCGAAAGAAGCCTATAAATTGCAGACACGCATGGGCACACAGTCAGCGAAAGCTATCCCTGCGAAAAATAAATTCCCGGCAAACACGTATGTACTCGTCAACCGCTATTCTGCATCGGCGTCTGAAATTGTTGCAGTCAGCCTCAAAGATCAGACAGCGGCGAACATAGTAGGGGAGAGAACGAAAGGCAAAGGAAGCGTCCAGTCATTATTTGAATTAGAAAACGGCGGCGCGCTGAAGCTGACGACCGGTCACTACACAGGACCAAAAGGGACACCTGTCCAGCACAAAGGCGTCGAGCCGAATATTAAAATGAAGCCGGGCACAGAGCAGGCAGGCATGCACAAACGCCTCATCATAGCTGACCTGGCCGCAAAAGGCTATAAACCGATCAAAGGACCATCCGGCGTACCGCAGTCCAAAGTCTTCAACGTCGAATTTACACAAAAAATGAACTTCGAACCGGCAAAAGAATTCAACAAGATGGAACTTATTAAATTCGGCAGCGTCTCTATACAAACGGTGAAAAAAGCAATCGACGACAAAACTATGACCATTCAGCCAGCCAGACCAATGGCACTCGGGGCAGAATACATGCTCGTCGTCCACCCGGGCATAACAGGAGCCAACGGGCTGAAAGTAGTCCAGGGTACGTACACACCTTATACAGTACAGACACAAGCTAAATAA
- a CDS encoding nuclease-related domain-containing protein yields MIIGQDALLKRLPINHEKYEKVRNDLYNGKAGFGGEREFDYQLRDFIPAYPHAVLHDIFLKHGHAYFQIDSVIITPSTIILFEIKNIAGRLQIKQNPTQFIRESGSGERTVLKSPIEEMERKKHYFTDWLRERNIEIPLMDYIVFAYQNELTIQNTSSHRLAFSYEIPNRLRSLEMKETLLTADQIKRLANEITRAHREYDPLPLIEKYSLAVRDIASGVTCTHCQQLTMQWRSKSWRCRACGHHDKAAHINALSEWYCISGPQLTNQNFRQFTDIGSRHAAKRMLANPFTELCGKKRNAVYHLSPKLLLQPHGLSF; encoded by the coding sequence TTGATCATTGGCCAAGATGCATTGCTGAAACGACTGCCGATCAATCATGAAAAATACGAAAAAGTTCGCAACGATCTCTACAACGGCAAAGCCGGCTTCGGAGGGGAGAGGGAATTCGATTACCAATTACGAGATTTCATCCCAGCCTATCCGCACGCAGTTCTCCACGATATCTTCCTGAAACATGGGCACGCCTACTTTCAAATCGACTCCGTCATCATCACACCAAGCACGATCATTCTCTTTGAAATCAAAAACATCGCAGGCAGACTGCAAATCAAACAAAACCCCACACAATTCATCCGGGAATCTGGCAGCGGGGAGCGCACCGTTTTGAAAAGTCCTATCGAAGAAATGGAACGCAAAAAACATTACTTCACGGATTGGCTGCGCGAACGAAACATCGAAATACCCCTCATGGACTACATCGTCTTTGCCTATCAAAATGAACTTACCATCCAAAACACATCATCCCACCGGCTCGCATTCTCTTACGAAATTCCAAACAGACTCAGATCCCTCGAAATGAAAGAAACTCTATTGACAGCTGATCAAATCAAGCGCCTGGCAAATGAAATCACACGTGCGCACCGCGAATACGATCCGTTGCCTTTGATAGAGAAATACTCGCTGGCCGTACGGGACATAGCCTCGGGGGTGACGTGCACCCACTGCCAGCAATTAACGATGCAGTGGCGGTCAAAAAGCTGGCGTTGCAGAGCATGCGGTCATCATGATAAGGCGGCGCACATCAATGCGCTTTCCGAATGGTACTGCATAAGCGGTCCCCAACTGACCAATCAAAACTTCCGCCAGTTCACCGACATCGGCTCACGCCACGCAGCAAAGCGAATGCTGGCCAACCCTTTTACTGAACTTTGCGGCAAAAAACGCAACGCCGTCTACCACCTCTCCCCAAAACTCCTCCTCCAACCTCACGGTTTGTCTTTTTAA
- a CDS encoding nucleotide sugar dehydrogenase, which translates to MKKKLCVVGLGYIGLPTAVMFANSGLQVHGVDRNERVVQLINNKQLHIEENGLQERLEQAVDEGHFQASTAPVEADVYIIAVPSPINPDNTANLEFIRAATASIVPYVKKGALVILESTVPPKTVENIMLPELRKTDLIIGEELFVSHSPERVIPGKIFEELVNNDRIVGGINAKSAEMTKDLYQAFVQGTIHLTDATTAELVKVMENTYRDVNIAFANELAKIAEGIDVDIWEAIKFANFHPRVNIHTPGPGVGGHCIAVDPWFLVELAPEKADIIKKSRLTNDGMPMYTAKRAQRLLQEYGVENGKVAVLGLAFKGNVDDMRESPATKVVESLQELGLEVVSFDPHIKELQHPTQVATLEEATASADLLLLTTDHDEFKQLNPANLQTKQPRPIVLDTKNALNADKWEQEEYRFFKLGDGKKEGQLYQ; encoded by the coding sequence ATGAAAAAGAAATTATGCGTAGTAGGCCTTGGTTACATCGGCCTTCCAACCGCCGTCATGTTCGCGAACAGCGGCCTGCAAGTACACGGCGTCGACCGTAACGAACGCGTCGTACAACTCATCAACAATAAACAACTACATATAGAAGAAAACGGTCTCCAGGAACGATTGGAGCAGGCAGTAGACGAAGGGCACTTCCAGGCGTCCACTGCACCGGTGGAAGCAGACGTCTACATCATCGCCGTACCGTCACCGATCAACCCGGATAACACAGCAAATCTGGAGTTCATCCGTGCGGCCACAGCATCGATCGTGCCATATGTCAAAAAAGGCGCACTCGTTATTCTGGAATCCACTGTTCCTCCAAAGACAGTCGAAAATATCATGCTGCCCGAACTGCGCAAAACAGACTTGATCATCGGGGAGGAGCTATTCGTTTCTCATTCACCGGAGCGCGTTATCCCAGGCAAAATCTTTGAAGAACTCGTCAACAACGACCGCATCGTAGGCGGCATCAACGCGAAGTCGGCAGAAATGACAAAGGACCTTTACCAGGCTTTCGTACAAGGAACGATCCATCTGACGGACGCTACGACTGCGGAACTTGTCAAAGTGATGGAAAACACGTACCGCGACGTCAACATTGCATTTGCCAATGAACTTGCGAAAATCGCAGAAGGCATTGATGTGGATATTTGGGAAGCCATCAAGTTTGCAAACTTCCATCCGCGCGTCAATATCCATACACCGGGCCCTGGCGTCGGCGGTCACTGTATCGCAGTTGATCCATGGTTCTTAGTGGAACTGGCGCCGGAAAAAGCGGACATCATCAAAAAATCCCGTCTGACAAATGACGGTATGCCGATGTATACAGCGAAGCGCGCACAGCGTCTGCTGCAGGAATACGGTGTTGAAAACGGCAAAGTGGCGGTTCTCGGACTGGCGTTCAAAGGCAACGTCGACGACATGCGCGAAAGCCCGGCTACAAAAGTAGTAGAATCCCTGCAAGAACTCGGATTAGAAGTAGTATCCTTTGATCCGCATATCAAAGAACTGCAGCACCCGACACAAGTGGCAACGCTTGAAGAAGCAACGGCATCAGCAGATCTTCTTCTATTAACAACGGATCACGACGAATTCAAACAACTGAACCCGGCAAACTTGCAGACGAAACAGCCGCGGCCGATTGTGCTGGATACGAAAAACGCACTGAACGCAGATAAATGGGAACAGGAAGAATATCGCTTCTTCAAATTGGGAGACGGCAAAAAAGAGGGGCAGCTTTATCAATGA